In Chromobacterium rhizoryzae, one genomic interval encodes:
- a CDS encoding ABC transporter permease subunit, with protein MKNLKLKQWLPSGRTTVIGIPFIFLFVFFLLPFLLVVGISFSQQQLGIPPYTPLTKLEDDVFSIALNISHYKFMLSDDLYFATYISSVKMAFVSTLLCLLIGYPMAYYIARASDRARDTLMMLVILPFWTSYLIRVYAWIGILKNDGFLNQFLLWLGVIDTPLRLYHTNWAVYIGMVFSYLPFMIMPLYAHLVKMDLRLLEAAYDLGAKPWKAFVQVTLPLSKNGIIAGSLLVFIPAVGEYVIPELLGGSDTLMIGRVMWDEFFNNMDWPMAATVTCAMVLLLLVPMALFQHYQVKNMEAAK; from the coding sequence ATGAAAAATTTAAAATTAAAACAATGGTTGCCCAGCGGACGGACCACCGTCATCGGCATCCCGTTCATCTTCCTGTTCGTGTTTTTCCTGCTGCCCTTCCTGCTGGTGGTGGGCATCAGTTTCTCGCAGCAGCAACTGGGCATCCCGCCTTACACCCCGCTCACCAAGCTGGAAGACGACGTCTTCTCCATCGCGCTGAACATCAGTCACTACAAGTTCATGTTGAGCGACGACTTGTACTTCGCCACCTATATCAGTTCGGTGAAGATGGCCTTCGTTTCCACGCTGCTCTGTCTGTTGATCGGCTATCCGATGGCTTATTACATCGCCCGGGCTTCAGACCGCGCGCGCGACACCCTGATGATGCTGGTGATTCTGCCGTTCTGGACCTCTTACCTGATCCGGGTTTACGCCTGGATCGGCATTTTGAAGAACGACGGCTTTCTTAATCAGTTCCTGTTGTGGCTGGGCGTGATCGACACGCCGCTGCGGCTGTATCACACCAATTGGGCGGTGTATATCGGCATGGTGTTCTCCTACCTGCCGTTCATGATCATGCCCTTGTACGCCCATCTGGTGAAAATGGACCTGCGCTTGCTGGAGGCGGCCTACGATCTGGGCGCCAAGCCGTGGAAGGCCTTTGTCCAGGTGACCTTGCCGCTGTCCAAGAACGGCATCATCGCCGGCAGCCTGCTGGTGTTCATTCCGGCGGTGGGCGAGTACGTGATTCCGGAGCTGCTGGGCGGTTCCGACACGCTGATGATAGGCCGCGTGATGTGGGACGAGTTCTTCAACAATATGGACTGGCCGATGGCGGCGACGGTGACTTGCGCGATGGTGCTGCTGTTGCTGGTGCCGATGGCGCTGTTCCAGCACTACCAGGTCAAGAATATGGAGGCCGCGAAATGA
- the argS gene encoding arginine--tRNA ligase — protein sequence MTILQLINQRVQAALAAAGAPDAPAVVQPASKPEFGDYQANGVMSAAKLLKTNPRELAQKVVAALDLAGIADKVEIAGPGFINIHLAPEYLARRSEAALKDDKLGISRVAPQRVMVEYSSPNLAKEMHVGHLRSSIIGDALARVMEFVGHDVVRANHVGDWGTQFGMLTAYLVETSHAGDAELQLSDLETFYRNAKVRFDESEDFANRARDYVVKLQGGDQDVLKLWEQFVDVSLKHCEAVYQKLNVGLKREHVRGESSYNDDLPVIVDELRAASLLSEDDGAQVVFLEEFRTQEDKPMGVIIQKKDGGYLYTTTDLGAVRYRHKTLNLDRVIYVVDARQSQHFAQMFSICRKAGFAPESMKLEHVGFGVMMGDDGKPFKTRSGGTVKLIELLQEAEERAFALVTEKNPDLPEAERRDIAAAVGIGAVKYADLSKNRMSDYIFNWDTMLAFEGNTAPYLQYAYTRVQSVFRKADGYDANAAIVITEPAEKHLAAALAQFEDTLQAVVDGCYPHYLSQYLYNIATLFSRFYEACPILKSEGEVRASRLQLAALTGKTLKTGLDLLGIKVLVSM from the coding sequence ATGACTATTCTTCAACTCATCAATCAACGGGTGCAGGCCGCTCTGGCGGCAGCCGGCGCGCCGGACGCGCCCGCCGTGGTGCAGCCGGCGTCCAAGCCGGAATTCGGCGACTATCAGGCCAACGGCGTCATGAGCGCCGCCAAACTGCTGAAAACCAACCCGCGCGAACTGGCCCAGAAAGTGGTCGCCGCGCTGGATCTTGCCGGCATCGCCGACAAGGTGGAAATCGCCGGCCCGGGTTTCATCAATATTCATCTAGCCCCTGAATATCTTGCCCGACGAAGCGAAGCCGCCCTGAAAGACGACAAGCTTGGCATCAGCCGCGTTGCGCCGCAGCGCGTGATGGTGGAGTACTCCTCGCCCAACCTGGCCAAGGAAATGCACGTTGGCCATCTGCGTTCCAGCATCATCGGCGACGCGCTGGCCCGAGTGATGGAATTCGTCGGCCACGACGTGGTGCGCGCCAACCACGTGGGCGACTGGGGCACCCAGTTCGGCATGCTGACCGCCTACCTGGTGGAAACCAGCCACGCCGGCGACGCCGAATTGCAGCTGTCCGACCTGGAAACCTTCTACCGCAACGCCAAAGTGCGTTTCGACGAAAGCGAAGACTTCGCCAACCGCGCCCGCGACTACGTGGTCAAGCTGCAAGGCGGCGACCAGGACGTGCTGAAGCTGTGGGAGCAGTTCGTCGACGTGTCGCTGAAGCATTGCGAGGCGGTGTACCAGAAGCTCAACGTCGGCCTCAAGCGCGAGCACGTGCGCGGCGAGTCCTCGTACAACGACGACCTGCCGGTCATCGTCGACGAATTGCGCGCGGCCAGCCTGCTGAGCGAGGACGACGGCGCCCAAGTGGTGTTCCTGGAAGAGTTCCGCACCCAGGAAGACAAGCCCATGGGCGTGATCATCCAGAAAAAGGACGGTGGCTATCTGTACACCACCACCGATCTGGGCGCGGTGCGTTATCGCCATAAGACCCTGAACCTGGACCGTGTCATCTACGTGGTGGACGCACGCCAGAGCCAGCATTTCGCCCAGATGTTCTCCATCTGCCGCAAGGCCGGCTTCGCGCCGGAGAGCATGAAGCTGGAGCATGTCGGCTTCGGCGTGATGATGGGCGACGACGGCAAGCCGTTCAAGACCCGTTCCGGCGGCACGGTCAAGCTGATTGAGCTGTTGCAGGAAGCGGAAGAGCGCGCCTTCGCGCTGGTGACGGAGAAGAATCCGGATCTGCCGGAAGCGGAGCGCCGCGACATCGCCGCCGCCGTGGGCATCGGTGCGGTCAAGTACGCCGATCTGTCCAAGAACCGCATGAGCGACTACATCTTCAACTGGGACACCATGCTGGCCTTCGAGGGCAATACCGCGCCCTATCTGCAATACGCCTACACTCGCGTACAGAGCGTGTTCCGCAAGGCCGACGGTTACGATGCCAACGCCGCCATCGTCATCACCGAGCCGGCGGAGAAGCATCTGGCCGCCGCGCTGGCTCAGTTCGAAGACACTTTGCAGGCGGTGGTGGACGGTTGCTATCCGCACTACCTGTCCCAGTATCTGTACAACATCGCCACGCTGTTCTCGCGCTTCTACGAGGCTTGCCCCATTCTCAAGAGCGAGGGTGAAGTCCGCGCCAGCCGTCTGCAGCTGGCCGCTTTGACCGGCAAGACGCTGAAAACCGGTCTGGATCTGTTGGGCATCAAGGTGTTGGTCTCGATGTAA
- a CDS encoding ABC transporter permease subunit, whose amino-acid sequence MIKPNKPLSFLVLGLGYAFLYLPIALLILFSFNESKLVTVWSGFSTKWYAALLEDEELINAAWLSVKIALMTATASVVIGTWAGFVLARFGRFRMFPLFAGMVNAPLVIPEVIQGISLLLLFVAMEQAFGWPEGRGVFTIWIGHVMLCVSYVAIVVQSRVRELNLSLEEAAMDLGARPLKVFFVITLPLISQALISGWLLSFTLSLDDLVLTAFLSGPGSTTLPMVIFSRVRLGLNPEMNALATLFILFVSVGVIAANFYMRAAERKREREMKLAFAQG is encoded by the coding sequence ATGATCAAGCCGAACAAGCCGCTGTCCTTCCTGGTGCTGGGCCTGGGCTACGCCTTTCTCTATCTGCCCATCGCGCTGCTGATTCTGTTCTCTTTCAACGAATCCAAGCTGGTGACGGTGTGGTCCGGGTTCTCCACCAAGTGGTACGCCGCGCTGCTGGAGGACGAGGAGTTGATCAACGCGGCCTGGCTCAGCGTCAAGATCGCCCTGATGACCGCCACCGCCTCGGTGGTGATCGGCACCTGGGCCGGTTTCGTGCTGGCGCGTTTTGGCCGCTTCCGCATGTTTCCCTTGTTCGCCGGCATGGTCAACGCGCCGCTGGTGATTCCGGAAGTGATTCAGGGCATCTCGCTGTTGCTGCTCTTCGTCGCCATGGAGCAGGCTTTTGGCTGGCCGGAGGGCCGAGGGGTGTTCACCATCTGGATCGGTCATGTGATGTTGTGCGTGTCCTATGTCGCCATCGTGGTGCAGTCGCGGGTGAGGGAGCTCAATCTGTCGCTGGAAGAGGCGGCGATGGACCTGGGGGCGCGGCCTTTGAAGGTGTTCTTCGTGATCACGCTGCCGCTGATCTCCCAGGCGCTGATTTCCGGCTGGCTGCTGTCGTTCACGCTGTCGCTGGACGATCTGGTGCTGACCGCCTTCCTGTCCGGCCCCGGCTCCACCACCTTGCCCATGGTGATCTTCTCGCGGGTGAGGCTGGGCTTGAACCCGGAAATGAACGCGCTGGCCACCTTGTTCATTCTCTTCGTCTCCGTCGGCGTCATCGCCGCCAACTTCTATATGCGCGCGGCGGAACGCAAGCGCGAGCGCGAAATGAAGCTGGCCTTCGCCCAAGGCTGA
- a CDS encoding MBL fold metallo-hydrolase, producing the protein MSRLKSWLQDRWPLPVYRPDPRQPHHQADGYRNLFPFRQPSLADVLRWEWQRSRMPAVTHRLERIPRQAPELAVLNANRDRPSLTWVAHATSFIQLCGKNILIDPIWSQRASPFQWAGPARQSPPPMALRELPAIDLVLITHNHYDHLDFNTVRSLARQPAGCPQFAAPLGVGATLRRAGVPASRIQELDWWQRCRLGGVEAELTPAHHWSKRWMMGDENRALWGGFAVRGDGLQFWYPGDTGYQESLFRLIGERIGAVDLALLPIGAYEPRWFLHPQHVNPEEAVRILLDTGARAAWAVHWGSFILTDEPLDQPQDDLAAALAQWNIPASRFQLPAMGETRWF; encoded by the coding sequence ATGTCGCGATTGAAGTCCTGGTTGCAAGACCGCTGGCCGCTGCCCGTCTACCGGCCGGACCCGCGGCAGCCGCATCATCAGGCGGACGGCTACCGCAATCTGTTTCCGTTTCGGCAACCAAGCCTGGCCGACGTGTTGCGCTGGGAGTGGCAGCGCAGCCGCATGCCGGCGGTGACGCACAGGCTGGAGCGTATCCCGCGCCAGGCGCCGGAGCTGGCCGTGCTGAACGCCAACCGGGACCGGCCGTCGCTGACCTGGGTCGCCCACGCCACCAGCTTCATCCAGCTGTGCGGCAAGAATATTCTGATCGACCCGATCTGGTCGCAACGCGCTTCTCCGTTTCAGTGGGCGGGGCCGGCGCGGCAGTCGCCGCCGCCGATGGCTTTGCGGGAGCTGCCGGCCATCGATCTGGTGCTGATCACCCACAACCATTACGATCATCTCGATTTCAACACCGTGCGCAGTCTGGCGCGCCAGCCGGCCGGCTGTCCGCAGTTCGCCGCGCCGCTGGGCGTGGGCGCGACCCTGCGGCGCGCCGGCGTGCCGGCGTCGCGGATTCAGGAGTTGGACTGGTGGCAGCGTTGCCGTCTGGGCGGCGTGGAGGCGGAACTGACGCCGGCTCATCATTGGAGCAAGCGCTGGATGATGGGCGATGAAAACCGCGCGCTGTGGGGCGGCTTCGCCGTGCGCGGCGACGGGCTTCAGTTCTGGTATCCGGGCGACACCGGTTATCAGGAGTCGTTGTTCCGGCTGATCGGCGAGCGTATCGGCGCTGTGGACCTTGCCTTGCTGCCGATAGGCGCTTACGAGCCGCGCTGGTTTCTTCATCCTCAGCATGTGAATCCGGAAGAGGCGGTGCGCATTCTGCTGGACACCGGCGCGCGCGCCGCCTGGGCGGTGCATTGGGGCAGCTTCATTCTGACCGACGAGCCGCTGGACCAACCACAGGACGATCTTGCCGCCGCGCTAGCGCAATGGAATATCCCCGCATCGAGGTTCCAACTGCCGGCCATGGGCGAAACCCGCTGGTTTTAA
- a CDS encoding LysE family translocator has protein sequence MLVTPEQLLAFTAAAMLITLSPGPDNLMVLSQGIARGRRQGMAFGLGCALGCLNHTVLAALGVSALIAASPLAFTLLKFAGGGYLIYLGWQALRSPGASFQAGAAGRDAAPLAATFRKGLIANAINPKVVLFFLAFLPQFVNPAQGPAGLQIAALGLVFTLQGALIFGCLGYFSGTIGQWLSKSRRASQWLDRIAGSVFIALGLKLILDRGH, from the coding sequence ATGCTCGTCACCCCGGAACAATTGCTCGCCTTCACCGCCGCCGCGATGCTGATCACCCTGTCGCCCGGCCCGGACAATCTGATGGTGCTGAGCCAGGGCATCGCCCGCGGCCGCCGCCAGGGCATGGCCTTCGGCCTGGGCTGCGCCTTAGGCTGCCTGAACCACACGGTGCTGGCCGCGCTCGGCGTCAGCGCGCTGATCGCCGCCTCCCCGCTGGCCTTCACGCTGCTGAAGTTCGCCGGCGGCGGCTATCTGATCTATCTGGGCTGGCAGGCGCTGCGCAGCCCCGGCGCCAGCTTCCAGGCCGGCGCCGCCGGGCGGGACGCCGCGCCGCTGGCCGCCACCTTCCGCAAAGGCCTGATCGCCAATGCGATCAACCCCAAGGTGGTGCTGTTCTTCCTCGCCTTCCTGCCGCAATTCGTCAACCCGGCCCAGGGTCCGGCCGGGCTGCAGATCGCCGCGCTCGGCCTGGTCTTCACGCTGCAAGGCGCGCTGATCTTCGGCTGCCTCGGCTATTTCTCCGGCACTATCGGCCAATGGCTGTCCAAGAGCCGCCGCGCCAGCCAGTGGCTGGACCGCATCGCCGGCAGCGTATTCATCGCGCTGGGCTTGAAGCTGATACTGGACCGCGGTCACTAG
- a CDS encoding iron-containing alcohol dehydrogenase encodes MQLQGNWNYPTSIRFGVGRAAELPALCRELGMRRPLLVTDPGLARLPMLARLRSLLSDAGLETALFSDMRPNPVGRDVDAGVAAFRDGRHDGVVAVGGGSALDVGKAIALMSGQKRPLWDFEDVGDNWLRVDPAGVAPTLAVPTTAGTGSEVGRASLIIDEAAHRKVIIFHPAMLPKLVLADPELTVGLPPALTAATGVDALVHNLEAFCSPFYHPIAQGVALEGMRLAHDWLPAAHADGGNLEARAQMLSCSIMGATAFQKGLGGVHALAHPIGAVFDTHHGLANAVLLPYVLVRNRPAIAERLSAAARYLGLADAGFDGFLAWVLQLRACLGIPHTLAEIGIGADAAADIGRMAKADPSDGGNPLPLSADDYRAIFLAAQQGRL; translated from the coding sequence ATGCAACTGCAAGGCAACTGGAACTATCCGACCAGCATCCGCTTCGGCGTCGGCCGCGCCGCCGAACTGCCGGCGCTGTGCCGCGAACTGGGCATGCGCCGCCCGCTGCTGGTCACCGACCCCGGCCTGGCCAGGCTGCCGATGCTGGCCCGGCTGCGGAGCTTGCTGAGCGACGCCGGCCTGGAGACCGCCTTGTTCAGCGATATGCGCCCCAATCCGGTGGGCCGCGACGTCGACGCCGGGGTCGCCGCCTTCCGCGACGGCCGCCACGACGGGGTGGTCGCCGTCGGCGGCGGCAGCGCGCTGGACGTGGGCAAGGCCATCGCTTTGATGTCCGGACAAAAACGCCCGCTGTGGGACTTCGAGGACGTGGGCGACAACTGGCTGCGCGTGGATCCCGCCGGCGTCGCGCCCACGCTGGCGGTGCCCACCACCGCCGGCACCGGCTCCGAGGTGGGGCGCGCGTCCCTGATCATCGACGAGGCCGCGCACCGCAAGGTCATCATCTTCCATCCGGCCATGCTGCCCAAGCTGGTGCTGGCGGACCCGGAACTGACCGTCGGCCTGCCGCCGGCGCTGACCGCCGCCACCGGCGTCGACGCGCTGGTGCACAATCTGGAAGCCTTCTGCTCCCCGTTCTATCACCCCATCGCCCAGGGCGTGGCGCTGGAAGGCATGCGGCTGGCGCACGACTGGCTGCCGGCGGCCCACGCCGACGGCGGCAATCTGGAAGCCCGCGCCCAGATGCTGTCCTGTTCCATCATGGGCGCCACCGCCTTCCAGAAAGGCCTGGGCGGCGTGCACGCGCTGGCGCATCCCATCGGCGCGGTGTTCGACACCCACCACGGCCTGGCCAACGCCGTGCTGCTGCCCTATGTGCTGGTGCGCAACCGGCCGGCGATAGCCGAACGGCTGAGCGCCGCCGCCCGCTACCTGGGCCTGGCCGACGCCGGCTTCGACGGTTTCCTGGCCTGGGTGCTGCAATTGCGCGCCTGCCTGGGCATTCCGCACACCCTGGCGGAGATCGGCATCGGCGCGGACGCCGCCGCCGACATCGGCCGCATGGCCAAGGCCGACCCCAGCGACGGCGGCAACCCCTTGCCCCTGTCCGCCGACGACTACCGCGCGATCTTCCTCGCCGCGCAGCAAGGCAGGCTGTGA
- a CDS encoding sensor domain-containing diguanylate cyclase, whose amino-acid sequence MPRLLPNLPDSFRLRLTALFGGLFLASALLAALFLDQVLSSRIVQNQGVAMHALADNIAKAISTNLQERHREVLLLAQTPAYVRAPLDGDDLRQSLERTKRAYRYYAWIGITDPDGNIVSATSGMLQGQSAAKRPWFIHGRQAPFVGDVHQAVLLAKLMPSAANHGEPLRFVDFASPIYDPAGKLRGVLATHALWAWVEETIRERLPAKTSQQVFIIDKRDNTLSPFEAIGKERPPAPLPSGRDFQLGVWPDGKNYLYSEAWVREAGLDWRVVVRQPQGQALAALNQLRASLILLGLVATLLLMVAVYRLAALFSTPLEQLAGIARRIGQGEEHADWTLPSGAQELRQLSQAMRSMATALLARKQELTDINAKLEQLVEERTESLREVNHELVRTATRLAQQARSDALTGLNNRMACNEQLREEHLRYGRSGAPYSVLLLDVDHFKRVNDHFGHDAGDRVLCHIARLLQATARLTDFTARYGGEEFLLLLPDTDDKGAAVLAEKIRAAVEHSPAPDAGKVTLSIGLAMARPADIQPEAVVKRADQALYRAKANGRNQVALDTTDGSH is encoded by the coding sequence ATGCCTCGCCTGTTGCCCAATTTGCCGGACAGTTTCCGGCTACGGCTGACCGCGCTGTTCGGCGGGCTGTTTCTCGCCTCGGCGCTGCTGGCCGCGCTCTTCCTGGATCAAGTGCTGAGCAGCCGCATCGTGCAGAACCAGGGCGTGGCCATGCATGCGCTGGCCGACAACATCGCCAAGGCCATCTCCACCAATCTGCAGGAACGCCATCGCGAAGTCTTGCTGCTGGCGCAGACGCCCGCCTACGTCCGCGCGCCGCTGGACGGCGACGACCTGCGCCAAAGCCTGGAACGCACCAAGCGGGCCTACCGCTACTACGCCTGGATTGGCATCACCGACCCGGACGGCAACATCGTTTCCGCCACCAGCGGCATGCTGCAGGGCCAAAGCGCGGCCAAGCGCCCCTGGTTTATCCACGGCCGCCAGGCGCCCTTTGTCGGCGACGTACACCAGGCCGTGCTCTTGGCCAAGCTCATGCCCTCCGCCGCGAACCATGGAGAGCCGCTGCGCTTCGTCGACTTCGCCTCGCCGATTTACGACCCCGCCGGCAAATTGCGCGGGGTACTGGCCACGCACGCGCTCTGGGCCTGGGTGGAGGAAACGATACGGGAACGCCTGCCCGCCAAGACGTCTCAGCAGGTCTTCATTATCGACAAGCGCGACAATACGCTGTCGCCCTTCGAGGCGATAGGCAAGGAGCGCCCACCCGCGCCCCTGCCTTCCGGCCGGGATTTTCAGCTCGGCGTCTGGCCCGACGGCAAGAATTACCTGTATAGCGAGGCCTGGGTGCGCGAGGCCGGGCTGGACTGGCGCGTGGTCGTCCGACAGCCGCAAGGGCAGGCCTTGGCGGCCTTGAACCAGTTGCGCGCCAGCCTGATACTGCTGGGCCTGGTTGCCACCTTGCTGCTGATGGTCGCCGTTTATCGGCTGGCCGCCCTGTTCAGCACACCGCTGGAACAATTGGCCGGCATCGCCCGACGCATCGGCCAGGGAGAGGAACACGCCGATTGGACGCTGCCCAGCGGCGCTCAGGAACTGCGCCAGCTGTCGCAGGCGATGCGAAGCATGGCCACCGCCCTGTTGGCCCGCAAACAGGAGCTGACCGACATCAACGCCAAGCTGGAGCAGCTCGTGGAGGAGCGCACCGAGTCCCTGCGCGAGGTCAACCACGAGCTGGTGCGCACCGCCACGCGATTGGCGCAGCAGGCGCGCAGCGACGCGCTCACCGGACTGAACAACCGCATGGCCTGCAACGAACAGCTCAGGGAAGAGCATCTGCGCTACGGGCGCAGCGGCGCGCCCTACTCGGTGTTGTTGCTGGACGTCGACCACTTCAAGCGCGTCAACGATCATTTTGGACACGACGCCGGCGACCGCGTGCTATGCCACATCGCCCGACTCCTGCAAGCCACCGCCCGCCTCACGGACTTCACCGCCCGCTACGGCGGCGAAGAGTTCCTGCTGCTGCTGCCCGACACCGACGACAAGGGCGCCGCGGTGCTGGCCGAAAAAATCCGCGCCGCCGTCGAACACTCGCCGGCGCCGGACGCCGGCAAGGTCACCCTCAGCATCGGCCTGGCCATGGCCCGGCCCGCCGACATCCAGCCTGAAGCGGTGGTCAAGCGCGCCGACCAGGCCCTGTACCGCGCCAAGGCCAACGGCCGCAACCAGGTTGCGCTGGACACCACGGACGGATCGCATTAA
- a CDS encoding gamma-glutamyl-gamma-aminobutyrate hydrolase family protein — protein sequence MRRPLIGLTTYPATPEHGYHTPLEYVAAVVRAGGAPVQLPALGPEMVDGWLDKLDGVVLIGGGDIDPARFDRDGHPTIYNLSPERDATEIALARALLQRKLPTLAICRGLQILNTVLGGSLHLHLPDVVGEAVPHRAPPRVPTPHPVRVAADSCLAGLIGTEVLTQSWHHQAIDRPGHGVVPVAWAPDGVIEAIEIADFPQLIAVQWHPELSAERDSGQQRLFDALVTMSGTPPPG from the coding sequence ATGAGGCGCCCGCTGATCGGCCTGACCACCTACCCGGCCACGCCCGAGCACGGCTATCACACGCCGCTGGAATACGTGGCGGCGGTGGTGCGCGCCGGCGGCGCGCCGGTGCAATTGCCGGCGCTGGGCCCGGAGATGGTGGACGGCTGGCTGGACAAGCTGGACGGCGTGGTGCTGATCGGCGGCGGCGACATCGATCCGGCCCGCTTCGACCGCGACGGCCACCCGACCATTTACAACCTCAGCCCGGAGCGCGACGCCACCGAAATCGCGCTGGCGCGCGCGCTGCTGCAACGCAAGCTGCCGACGCTGGCGATCTGCCGCGGCCTGCAAATCCTCAACACCGTGCTGGGCGGCAGCCTGCACCTGCACCTGCCGGACGTGGTGGGCGAGGCCGTGCCCCATCGCGCGCCGCCGCGCGTGCCGACGCCGCACCCGGTGCGCGTCGCCGCCGACTCCTGCCTGGCGGGCCTGATCGGCACCGAAGTCCTCACCCAGTCCTGGCACCACCAGGCGATAGACCGCCCCGGCCACGGCGTGGTGCCGGTGGCCTGGGCGCCGGACGGCGTGATCGAGGCGATAGAAATCGCCGATTTTCCCCAGTTGATCGCGGTGCAATGGCACCCCGAGCTCTCCGCCGAGCGCGACAGCGGCCAGCAAAGGCTGTTCGACGCGCTGGTCACCATGAGCGGAACGCCGCCGCCCGGCTGA
- a CDS encoding amino acid permease — protein MEPVRHESAPVGEDEKLLHSMGYAQELSRRMSGFSNFAISFSIICVLAGGITAFPAGLSAGGGAAIGIGWPLGALFAAIVAAAMAQIASAYPTAGGLYHWASILGGKGLGWTTAWINLLGLIFVTAAVNFGVYDPFFKTLVAPLLGLNPEQLGWGHQTLFLAVVALSQAWLNHLGIKLTTRLTDLSGYLIFVVTLALVVSLLIYAPGPLDFSRLWTFHNYSGADGGAWPRMDNTVMVFLAGLLLTVYTLTGYDASAHTSEETREAARNVPKGILRSVLWSGVFGYLMICAFVLVLPDLSAGVKAGMGFFDLLLSALPPALKAALGIGIFLVNYLCGLACLTSTSRMMYAFARDGGLPASRWLRQVHPQHRTPGPAIWVSAALAIAATLYGDAFLVLSTGAAVFLYISYILPSAAGLFAEGRSWTHKGPFDLGRASKPIAALATLGGAVLVFVGIQPPNEKVLYLTVALLLVLALFWFALGVRKQFKGPPTGQRIQGHQAHIREIESALDEAG, from the coding sequence ATGGAACCAGTTCGGCATGAGTCCGCGCCCGTCGGCGAGGACGAGAAACTGTTGCACAGCATGGGTTACGCTCAGGAGTTGTCCCGACGCATGAGCGGCTTTTCCAACTTCGCCATCTCCTTTTCCATCATCTGCGTGCTGGCCGGCGGCATCACCGCCTTCCCGGCCGGACTCAGCGCCGGCGGCGGCGCGGCCATCGGCATAGGCTGGCCGCTGGGCGCGCTGTTCGCCGCCATCGTCGCCGCGGCCATGGCCCAGATCGCCTCCGCCTACCCCACCGCCGGCGGGCTTTACCACTGGGCGTCCATTCTGGGCGGCAAGGGCCTGGGCTGGACCACCGCCTGGATCAATCTGCTGGGACTGATCTTCGTCACCGCCGCGGTCAATTTCGGCGTTTACGACCCCTTCTTCAAAACCCTGGTCGCGCCGCTGCTGGGCCTGAATCCGGAACAGCTGGGCTGGGGCCATCAGACCTTGTTTCTCGCCGTGGTGGCGCTGAGCCAGGCCTGGCTCAACCACCTGGGCATCAAGCTCACCACCCGGCTGACCGATCTGTCCGGCTATCTGATCTTCGTCGTCACCCTGGCCTTGGTGGTGTCGCTGCTGATCTACGCGCCTGGACCGCTGGACTTCTCCCGCTTGTGGACCTTCCACAATTACAGCGGCGCCGACGGCGGCGCCTGGCCGCGGATGGACAATACGGTGATGGTGTTCCTGGCCGGCCTGCTGCTCACCGTCTATACCCTGACCGGCTACGACGCCTCCGCCCACACCTCGGAGGAGACCCGCGAAGCGGCCCGCAATGTGCCCAAGGGCATCTTGCGCTCGGTGCTGTGGTCCGGCGTGTTCGGCTATTTGATGATCTGCGCCTTCGTGCTGGTGCTGCCGGACCTGAGCGCCGGGGTCAAGGCCGGCATGGGCTTTTTCGATCTGCTGCTGAGCGCGCTGCCGCCGGCCTTGAAGGCGGCGCTGGGCATAGGCATCTTTCTGGTCAACTATCTGTGCGGCCTGGCCTGCCTGACCTCCACCTCGCGCATGATGTACGCCTTCGCCCGCGACGGCGGCCTGCCGGCCTCGCGCTGGCTGCGCCAGGTGCATCCGCAACACCGCACTCCGGGCCCGGCGATCTGGGTCAGCGCCGCGCTCGCCATCGCCGCCACCTTGTACGGCGACGCCTTCCTGGTGCTGTCCACCGGCGCCGCGGTGTTCCTGTACATCTCCTACATCCTGCCGTCCGCCGCCGGCCTGTTCGCCGAGGGCCGCAGCTGGACCCACAAGGGGCCGTTCGATCTGGGCCGGGCGTCCAAACCCATCGCCGCGCTGGCCACGCTGGGCGGCGCGGTGCTGGTCTTCGTCGGCATCCAGCCGCCGAATGAGAAGGTTCTGTACCTGACCGTCGCGCTGCTGCTGGTGCTGGCCTTGTTCTGGTTCGCGCTGGGCGTGCGCAAGCAATTCAAGGGACCGCCCACCGGCCAGCGCATCCAGGGCCATCAAGCGCATATCCGCGAAATCGAAAGCGCGCTGGACGAGGCCGGCTGA